One window from the genome of Desulfovibrio psychrotolerans encodes:
- a CDS encoding M48 family metallopeptidase, with product MPNVLLVGSTAISYSVSRSEVSSKRRIIVTPDTVEVIIPSGADEASAHAFIHARRRWVYEKREELLRLGGLDGPWPGRFVSGAKVMFRGRRMKLHVARSDRERGVRYSNGFYVHVPPYVKEGLEESYAKKALTAWLKERVRDDAREFAARYGRKIDLAPKDIRVKDQKHLWGSCGKDGIINLNWRLVFAPKPVLEYAVVHELCHLRHRNHDASFWSLLRSLLPDYPERKAWLEKNEKHVGADG from the coding sequence GTGCCAAATGTATTGTTAGTCGGCTCTACAGCCATCTCCTACTCTGTCAGCCGCAGTGAGGTATCATCCAAGCGGCGCATCATCGTCACGCCCGATACCGTGGAGGTCATCATCCCCAGTGGTGCGGATGAAGCCTCTGCCCATGCCTTCATTCATGCCCGCAGACGGTGGGTGTATGAAAAGCGGGAAGAGCTGCTCCGGCTGGGTGGTCTTGATGGTCCGTGGCCCGGTCGGTTTGTCTCCGGTGCCAAGGTCATGTTCCGTGGCAGACGCATGAAGCTGCATGTGGCCCGCAGTGACAGGGAGCGGGGGGTACGCTACAGCAACGGCTTTTACGTCCATGTTCCGCCCTACGTGAAGGAAGGACTGGAAGAGAGCTATGCAAAGAAGGCCCTGACGGCATGGCTCAAGGAGCGGGTGCGGGACGATGCGCGGGAGTTTGCCGCACGATATGGCAGAAAGATTGATCTGGCCCCCAAGGACATCCGTGTGAAGGACCAGAAGCACCTGTGGGGGAGCTGCGGCAAGGACGGCATTATCAACCTGAACTGGCGGCTGGTGTTCGCCCCCAAGCCTGTCCTTGAATACGCCGTGGTCCATGAGCTGTGCCATCTGCGCCACCGCAATCACGATGCGTCTTTCTGGTCTCTGCTACGCTCCCTGCTGCCCGACTACCCAGAGCGCAAGGCATGGCTGGAGAAGAATGAGAAACACGTGGGAGCGGACGGGTAG
- a CDS encoding AAA family ATPase: protein MSIYLPAGLLQSIGKAEFVHAFETFINKGKVTAADIIANATVDNRNVSESSAQTKASVFNKIIKNNWQAQALKDCFINKSNPQSEIKAKELFNHHFSDQIYTTQYQLWDDFLKEWPMDRLKDMSYEQYSKAGSQDTFCYWIESKTEDLGSILGGSSFKFGVFSRKATDTKESKSGYTYTDTDAWMTILGNSAEEAFNNVKKSILKIIGYVQSDQLHEIETIPFWNVFKWKIAFLYQPRNTIRVVNIFKMEALQSYLGEKSRSSMSELHQRVINENPDVDVFELGRRIWSHYTDPQATSDDYSMPKTPRNIILYGPPGTGKTYSLQHGEIEELSLLKDLPSEQVKFVTFHPSYSYEDFIEGICPVLDDDSGQLRYTNKPGALKEISSRAKADSIQLDSGITINGVNKWKMSLGDTSTIDGNLVFETCMQEGIALFGFVDADLSNFISSSQELEKKLADLGVENKHIVAMMRQFTVEMKKGDIILVSKGNFGGIRAIGQVLGNYEYNNDLPGIYGFSDAYTHTRTVQWVWHDNTNTIPSEILLKRGVSQRTIYSINKSIKEDELVNVLGARRNKKPKNYVLKIDEINRGNVAKIFGELITLIEDDKRGETITLPSGDPFSVPDNLFIIGTMNTADRSLTHLDTALRRRFHFIEMPPRPDALRNQTIGTVDLTVLLERMNERMESLLGREHMLGHAYFMQDDDPISDGESFFRVIMNKILPQLQEYFFDDYEQIQKILGNKIVVKERLTTIPDRYTNREVFRIKRLKQQELLQAIAEEYGFIQNEGEDDA from the coding sequence ATGAGCATATACCTTCCAGCCGGCCTCCTCCAGTCAATCGGAAAAGCAGAATTTGTCCACGCGTTTGAGACATTCATCAACAAAGGCAAGGTAACTGCTGCAGACATCATTGCCAACGCCACAGTTGACAACAGAAACGTGAGTGAGAGTTCCGCCCAAACCAAAGCCAGCGTTTTTAACAAAATCATTAAGAATAACTGGCAAGCCCAGGCACTTAAAGATTGTTTCATTAATAAAAGCAACCCGCAGTCCGAGATTAAGGCAAAAGAACTTTTCAATCATCACTTCTCCGATCAAATTTATACCACACAATACCAACTTTGGGATGACTTCCTGAAAGAATGGCCTATGGATCGCCTTAAAGATATGTCATACGAGCAATACTCCAAGGCAGGCTCACAAGATACATTCTGTTATTGGATTGAGTCTAAAACTGAAGATTTAGGAAGCATTTTGGGTGGATCATCATTTAAGTTCGGCGTTTTTTCGAGAAAAGCAACGGATACAAAAGAAAGTAAGTCTGGATACACATACACAGACACAGACGCATGGATGACTATACTCGGAAATTCTGCCGAAGAAGCTTTCAATAATGTTAAAAAAAGTATTTTAAAGATCATTGGCTACGTACAAAGTGATCAGCTGCATGAAATCGAAACAATCCCATTTTGGAATGTTTTCAAATGGAAAATCGCATTTTTATATCAACCACGCAATACAATTAGAGTTGTCAACATTTTCAAAATGGAAGCTTTGCAGTCCTATTTAGGAGAGAAAAGCCGCTCATCCATGTCCGAATTGCACCAGCGTGTCATTAACGAAAACCCCGATGTCGACGTCTTCGAACTGGGACGTCGGATTTGGTCTCACTACACCGACCCCCAAGCAACAAGCGACGACTACTCAATGCCAAAAACGCCTAGAAACATTATCCTCTACGGCCCCCCCGGCACCGGCAAAACCTACTCGTTGCAGCATGGAGAAATTGAAGAACTCAGCCTTCTGAAAGACCTACCGAGTGAGCAAGTCAAATTCGTTACTTTCCATCCTTCATATAGCTACGAAGATTTCATCGAAGGCATATGCCCAGTCCTTGATGATGACAGCGGTCAACTTCGCTACACCAACAAACCAGGTGCGTTGAAAGAAATTTCCAGCCGGGCAAAAGCTGATTCCATACAGCTTGACTCTGGAATAACAATTAACGGCGTGAACAAATGGAAGATGTCTCTCGGCGACACTTCGACAATTGACGGAAACCTTGTTTTTGAAACGTGCATGCAAGAGGGAATTGCCTTATTTGGATTTGTTGATGCTGATTTAAGCAATTTCATTTCCAGTTCTCAAGAATTAGAAAAAAAGCTAGCTGATCTTGGCGTAGAAAATAAGCATATCGTTGCAATGATGCGTCAGTTTACAGTAGAGATGAAAAAAGGGGACATCATATTAGTAAGCAAAGGAAATTTTGGCGGGATCAGAGCAATAGGACAAGTTCTAGGCAACTATGAGTATAACAACGACCTGCCAGGCATATACGGATTCAGCGACGCATACACGCATACAAGAACAGTACAGTGGGTTTGGCACGACAATACAAACACAATTCCATCAGAAATACTACTCAAACGAGGCGTCAGCCAGCGCACCATTTACAGCATCAACAAAAGCATCAAGGAAGACGAGCTAGTCAACGTCCTTGGAGCCAGACGTAATAAAAAGCCAAAAAATTATGTTTTGAAGATCGATGAAATCAACCGAGGAAATGTCGCCAAGATATTTGGTGAACTCATAACCCTTATTGAAGACGACAAAAGGGGTGAAACTATCACCCTCCCTTCCGGGGACCCATTTTCCGTCCCAGACAATCTATTCATAATCGGAACAATGAACACCGCAGATCGCTCTCTTACCCACTTGGACACGGCCCTCCGGCGCAGATTCCATTTCATTGAGATGCCGCCCAGGCCGGATGCTCTTAGGAATCAAACAATAGGCACCGTCGACCTCACAGTCCTGCTGGAACGCATGAACGAACGCATGGAATCTCTTTTGGGCCGGGAACACATGCTGGGGCATGCCTACTTCATGCAGGACGACGATCCTATTTCCGACGGGGAGAGTTTTTTCCGAGTCATAATGAACAAAATCCTGCCCCAGCTTCAGGAATATTTTTTCGATGACTACGAACAAATCCAGAAAATTCTCGGAAACAAAATCGTTGTAAAAGAGCGCCTAACCACCATTCCTGACCGCTATACAAATAGGGAAGTATTCCGAATCAAGCGACTGAAGCAACAGGAACTGCTTCAAGCCATCGCCGAAGAGTATGGCTTCATCCAAAACGAAGGCGAGGATGATGCATAG
- a CDS encoding McrC family protein, whose translation MASSKTKARMMHRHRLTVFESTPFPTGSISHAAQKELVELVSQAVYVHGADEAIDNEDKYIFTPLRGNRLVSWRYVGVVQTSDGTVIEILPKIFKELDIENATTIQQEKARNLLLQMLQKAGLISYRQSASAKLQTGDYSLLEVFIHSFLREAQELTRRGLRKDYVSTEMNLTTLRGRIHFPRHVRKNPTTSHRHYCRYDEYCADCIENRLLTTAVQKAYRISKDSQNKKLASQLLPLMDDISTIPFPEKRHFDQCRNDRHMRYYADALRTARYILLSPPIPKTGGEATTAILFNMANLFEKTVERCLSEDSAVSNLAPQKSLPWFKKLGRPRPDYVFHDGGTPIVADAKWKLPQEGKPNNADQYQLFSYMQVLDTCAAYIIYPQIGAYGLLSSMQFQFDLRGKALTLHIIPFSLETFLLCR comes from the coding sequence ATGGCTTCATCCAAAACGAAGGCGAGGATGATGCATAGACACCGGCTCACGGTATTCGAGAGCACACCCTTTCCGACCGGGAGCATTAGCCATGCAGCCCAAAAGGAGTTGGTAGAGCTTGTCTCTCAGGCGGTATACGTCCATGGTGCTGACGAAGCCATCGACAATGAAGACAAATATATTTTTACTCCTCTGAGAGGCAACAGGCTTGTTTCGTGGCGCTATGTCGGCGTTGTTCAAACTTCCGACGGGACCGTTATCGAAATCCTCCCCAAGATATTCAAAGAGTTGGACATCGAAAACGCAACGACAATTCAGCAGGAAAAAGCCAGAAACTTACTACTCCAGATGCTGCAAAAGGCAGGACTCATTTCATACCGACAATCCGCTTCAGCCAAGCTGCAGACGGGGGACTATTCCCTGCTGGAAGTCTTCATTCACTCCTTTCTTAGAGAAGCCCAGGAGCTGACGCGAAGAGGTCTAAGGAAGGATTACGTCTCCACGGAAATGAACCTTACCACCCTGAGAGGACGAATCCATTTCCCACGCCATGTGAGAAAAAACCCGACAACGAGTCACAGGCACTATTGCCGTTATGACGAGTATTGCGCGGACTGCATCGAAAACAGACTTCTCACCACTGCCGTGCAAAAGGCATATCGCATATCAAAGGACAGCCAAAACAAGAAGCTTGCCTCGCAGCTCTTGCCCCTAATGGACGACATATCGACCATCCCCTTCCCTGAAAAACGACACTTTGACCAATGCCGCAACGATAGGCATATGCGCTACTATGCTGATGCCCTGAGAACCGCCCGGTACATCCTCCTCTCCCCCCCCATACCGAAAACAGGCGGAGAGGCTACCACGGCAATCCTATTCAACATGGCGAACCTATTTGAGAAAACAGTTGAGAGATGCCTTAGCGAGGATAGTGCCGTATCCAATCTGGCTCCACAAAAAAGCCTACCATGGTTCAAAAAACTTGGCAGGCCACGACCTGACTATGTCTTTCATGATGGAGGCACACCTATCGTTGCCGATGCGAAGTGGAAATTGCCTCAGGAGGGCAAGCCGAACAATGCCGACCAGTACCAGCTATTCTCCTACATGCAAGTACTGGATACCTGTGCTGCATACATTATTTACCCCCAGATAGGGGCGTATGGACTCTTGTCTTCAATGCAATTTCAATTTGATCTCCGAGGAAAGGCACTGACGCTTCATATCATTCCATTTTCATTGGAGACATTTTTATTGTGCAGGTAG
- a CDS encoding type I restriction endonuclease subunit R yields the protein MLSGPEDWFAESPCLNFLQQLGYTWLKPEQNEAARDGLNQVLLRDDLLAALQRINGISLQDAKAVYSDLLNLHDNETWLAVQRGNYSRTVEGESKKKTVRCIDFLNPANNTFTVTNQLTVQAQHTRRPDIVVYVNGIPLVVIEAKSPVSYKDKASQAYEQIRQYQEQIPRLFYSNAFNIITDGQFLLYGATGAKADYWGKWKDPWPRKREEFETDFECGLYSLLEPSRLLDLIAHFIVFETREGTVVKKMCRYQQFRAVNRIVQRVVEGKHRKGLVWHTQGSGKSLTMVMAALKLKTHLTLQSPELESPNLLVLTDRIDLDDQIAATFIACGLPNPTQIKTLGDLRSAVHRETVGMTLLSTIFKFEGSERPVPNSANWILLIDECHRTQEKDLGAYLRKTLPEARFFGFTGTPVKKTDVDTYANFSPAGEAYLDKYGIDDAVADGATVPINYTSRRTDWQVDPERLDILFDQWFAKEPEETIARIKAQGVTMADIVRHPRRIELIAYDMWTHFCAYAKPDGFKGQVVAIDRTAVILYKRAFNDLIAKELVAQGMDPAEAEREVDSYTECVYSSSQDDAKPSDDLWTDGIREDLRRYALPRGTRTETNVKDDFKAADRPPYLLIVCSKLLTGFDAPRESVMYLDNPLKEHNLLQAIARTNRVCGPQKQNGLIVDYIGVTKNLTAALESYRTEDVQNAMRDVEALRQALRAAHAEIRDIIKQYRKGGSKKDALRSEFLALIQALGTEDAWFTFSRKARAFIKAYEVLSPDPEVLKYSEDMKWVAMFLPYATRHFEQREDASLKDYSAKIREMLERHLEVTGISTVIKLRTLTDPDYWEDFDQQDKTKEDLQEAAIRKATELRRELVERVTENPLQFGPFSERVLAIIERMRKGQADFAEELKRLEQLAKELMEETTPKGPLDVRAHGVYKILEAFSANFGAVGGSDGTGNGGESGAASGGINGGLNHLQELAKSIDALYASDESAPPGWHTMEQVKKDLRQSVRRIVVDGGLKQFWKDIPPKVEEYALQKYVKLC from the coding sequence ATGTTGTCTGGTCCTGAAGATTGGTTTGCCGAATCACCGTGCCTGAACTTCCTCCAGCAGCTCGGCTACACATGGTTGAAGCCGGAGCAGAATGAGGCGGCACGCGATGGCCTGAATCAGGTGCTGCTGCGGGATGACCTGCTGGCGGCCCTGCAACGCATTAACGGCATATCGCTTCAGGATGCCAAGGCCGTGTACAGCGACCTGTTGAACCTGCATGACAACGAGACATGGTTGGCAGTGCAGCGCGGCAATTACAGCCGCACGGTTGAAGGGGAGAGCAAGAAAAAGACGGTGCGCTGCATCGACTTTCTCAATCCTGCCAACAACACCTTCACCGTCACCAACCAGCTCACGGTTCAGGCCCAGCATACCCGCAGACCGGACATCGTGGTCTATGTGAACGGCATCCCCCTTGTTGTCATAGAGGCAAAAAGCCCCGTCTCCTACAAGGACAAAGCCTCTCAGGCCTACGAACAGATTCGGCAGTATCAGGAACAGATTCCCCGCCTTTTCTACTCCAACGCCTTCAACATCATTACGGACGGGCAGTTCCTGCTCTACGGTGCTACCGGAGCCAAGGCGGACTACTGGGGCAAGTGGAAGGACCCGTGGCCCCGCAAGCGTGAGGAGTTCGAAACGGACTTCGAATGCGGCTTGTACAGTCTGCTGGAGCCTTCCAGACTGCTGGACCTCATTGCCCACTTCATCGTGTTTGAAACACGGGAAGGCACGGTAGTGAAGAAGATGTGTCGCTACCAGCAGTTCCGTGCCGTGAACCGCATTGTGCAGCGCGTGGTAGAGGGCAAGCATCGCAAGGGGCTTGTGTGGCACACGCAGGGCAGCGGCAAGTCGCTCACCATGGTCATGGCGGCGCTCAAGCTGAAAACGCACCTCACCCTGCAAAGCCCAGAACTGGAAAGCCCCAACCTGCTGGTGCTCACGGACCGCATTGACCTTGATGACCAGATAGCCGCCACCTTCATTGCCTGTGGTCTCCCCAATCCCACCCAGATCAAGACCCTTGGCGACCTGCGGAGCGCGGTACACAGGGAGACGGTGGGCATGACGCTGCTTTCCACCATCTTTAAGTTCGAAGGTTCCGAGCGCCCTGTGCCCAACAGTGCCAACTGGATTCTGCTGATAGACGAATGCCACCGCACACAGGAAAAGGACCTTGGAGCCTACCTGCGTAAAACCCTGCCGGAGGCGCGGTTCTTCGGGTTTACCGGAACGCCTGTCAAGAAGACCGATGTTGATACCTACGCCAACTTCAGCCCCGCAGGGGAGGCGTATCTGGACAAGTACGGGATAGACGATGCCGTGGCGGATGGGGCCACCGTGCCCATCAACTACACCTCCCGCCGTACCGATTGGCAGGTGGACCCTGAGCGGCTGGACATTCTGTTCGACCAGTGGTTCGCCAAGGAGCCGGAGGAGACCATAGCCCGCATCAAGGCGCAGGGCGTGACCATGGCGGATATTGTACGCCATCCCCGCCGCATTGAGCTGATTGCCTATGACATGTGGACGCACTTTTGCGCCTACGCCAAGCCGGATGGATTCAAGGGGCAGGTGGTAGCCATAGACCGCACGGCGGTCATTCTCTACAAGCGGGCCTTCAATGACCTCATTGCCAAAGAGCTGGTAGCGCAGGGCATGGACCCTGCCGAGGCGGAACGGGAGGTGGATAGCTATACCGAGTGCGTCTACTCCTCCAGTCAGGACGATGCCAAGCCGTCTGATGACCTGTGGACGGATGGCATACGTGAAGACCTGCGCCGCTACGCCCTGCCGCGTGGCACCCGCACGGAGACCAACGTCAAGGACGACTTCAAGGCGGCGGACCGGCCCCCCTACCTGCTCATCGTGTGCAGCAAGCTGCTGACAGGATTCGATGCACCGCGTGAGAGCGTGATGTATCTGGATAATCCGCTCAAGGAACACAACCTGCTTCAGGCCATTGCCCGCACCAACCGTGTATGCGGCCCGCAGAAACAGAACGGGCTGATTGTGGACTACATCGGCGTGACCAAGAACCTTACTGCCGCACTGGAGTCTTACCGCACGGAAGATGTGCAGAACGCAATGCGTGATGTGGAGGCCCTGCGTCAGGCCCTGCGGGCTGCCCATGCGGAAATCAGGGACATCATCAAGCAGTACCGCAAGGGCGGCTCCAAAAAGGATGCACTGCGCAGCGAGTTTCTGGCCCTCATTCAGGCACTGGGCACGGAGGACGCATGGTTTACGTTCAGCCGCAAGGCGCGGGCGTTCATCAAGGCCTATGAGGTGCTCAGTCCCGACCCTGAAGTCCTTAAGTACAGCGAGGACATGAAGTGGGTAGCCATGTTCCTGCCCTATGCCACCCGCCATTTCGAACAGCGGGAAGATGCCAGCCTCAAGGACTACAGCGCCAAGATACGCGAGATGCTGGAGCGCCATCTGGAGGTCACGGGCATCTCCACGGTTATCAAGCTGCGTACCCTGACCGACCCTGACTACTGGGAAGACTTTGACCAGCAGGACAAGACCAAGGAAGACTTGCAGGAGGCGGCCATACGCAAGGCCACGGAGCTGCGGCGGGAACTGGTGGAACGTGTGACCGAGAACCCCTTGCAGTTCGGCCCATTCTCCGAACGTGTGCTGGCAATTATCGAGCGGATGCGTAAGGGACAGGCCGACTTTGCGGAGGAGCTGAAGCGGCTGGAGCAGCTTGCCAAGGAACTGATGGAGGAGACCACACCCAAGGGGCCGCTGGATGTGCGTGCCCATGGGGTCTACAAGATTCTGGAAGCCTTCTCGGCAAATTTCGGTGCAGTGGGTGGTAGTGACGGCACGGGCAACGGCGGAGAGTCCGGTGCTGCGTCCGGTGGCATAAACGGCGGCCTGAACCATCTACAGGAACTTGCCAAGTCTATAGACGCCCTGTACGCCTCTGACGAATCCGCTCCCCCCGGCTGGCACACCATGGAACAGGTCAAAAAGGACCTGCGGCAGTCCGTGCGGCGTATCGTGGTGGATGGCGGTCTCAAGCAGTTCTGGAAAGACATTCCCCCCAAAGTGGAAGAGTACGCCCTTCAGAAATACGTGAAGCTGTGTTGA
- a CDS encoding RNA recognition motif domain-containing protein, protein MREFPEVCRGYLSLEFFLNKHIYVGNLSWECTNEDLHVLFYNYGAVVSAHVVKDSENGHSRGFGFVEMGPTGSSDAISSLNGTEYQGRSIKVNESQPRGFDLRY, encoded by the coding sequence GTGCGCGAGTTTCCCGAAGTTTGTCGGGGGTATTTAAGTTTGGAGTTTTTTTTGAATAAGCATATTTATGTTGGAAACCTGTCTTGGGAATGTACGAATGAAGATCTTCACGTTCTTTTTTATAACTATGGGGCCGTTGTCTCTGCTCATGTAGTTAAGGATAGTGAGAATGGTCATTCCCGCGGGTTTGGTTTTGTTGAAATGGGTCCCACGGGTTCTTCAGACGCCATTAGCTCCCTGAATGGCACTGAGTATCAGGGGCGTAGTATTAAAGTGAATGAATCGCAGCCCCGTGGGTTTGATCTTCGCTACTAA